Genomic window (Apteryx mantelli isolate bAptMan1 chromosome 32, bAptMan1.hap1, whole genome shotgun sequence):
GCTTTCCTCGCTATGGAATAGAACGCCAAGTAAAGCTGGGGATTGCGCCAAACTTACTCTGGGATCTTTTAAGGGGATTGTGGGAAAGTGCGGAGCTGATGaggggatgtttaggggaaggaccaaaggtgggCAAAGGGAGGGATCAACATGCACTGTGCAGGAGTAAACGTGGGGGAAATGGGAGGGAAACGGGATAAACGAGGCTTGGGAGGCTTGAGCTGCTCACCCTGCCTTGGGCCAGGTGTGCGCTGTGCTGCTGACGGCCCTGCTGTGGGAGCTGCCGGCAGAACGGACGCTGCGTTCACACGGGCGCCGCTGTCCcacgcgctgccgccgcggccgcgctggtGCAACACGCCccaacctgctgctgctgccgctgctgccgctctTCGCTGCCCGGCCATCGCCGCCCGCTTGGAATTGCCGCTGCCGGCGGCTCAGCGCGGCCTCatcctgcgcggccgcggcgggggaggccccgggcagcgccgtgCCGCTTTCGCTTTCGCTTTCGGGCTCGCTCCCGCTTCCGCTCGGGCGCAACCGTGGCGGCCGGGATTCGCCTGGCGACCGGTGACGACAGAGGCAACCCGCCCCGCCATTGGCTGCCTCTTTCCGCCTTCGCGCTGCTCTCGGCACCCCGCAGCTcttgggcggcggcgcgggggctggtgGCGGCGCGGCTGGGGCCAGGCGAGATGGGCCCGGGGCGCCgggtgcccctgcccctcctcggGCTGCTGCTGGCGGCCTTGGCGGCGCCGAGGGGCCGCTGCGGTGAGTGCGGGGCTGGAGCGGGCGGGGGGCCCGCAGAGCCTGGGTCGTGAGCCCTGGGAGCGGACGGGGCCCGGCCGGCGACGGGGTCGGCTCCTGGCCAGCGCGGCTGACGGCTCCGCTCGGTTccagagccgaagaacagcctgctcctcctcatccttgTGGTGCTGGCTGCTGTCCTCACCGTCATCGTGGCGGCTGCCGGCTTCGTGGTCCGGAagaagagctcaagcaaggggcCGTCGGTCGGTCGGTGGGCGCTGGGCTGGCGGCGGGTGCGGAGCAGGGAGGAAGGTGAGACGCGGGGTGTGTGGGGTGCCGGGTGCTGGGCGAGGGAGGCGCGGGGAGCCGtggggtgggagcagggctgtTCTGGAGGAGACGTGAGCCGTGCTGGGAACTGCGGCTTAGCCCCACACCGATTGCTGCCGGGGAGcggcttttgctgctgcctgcctcgtctttgcagggagagcagagaaggGCTACAAACCCGCAGCGGGTGAGTGAGTGGAGGCAGGCCCATGGCCCGCCTGCTGCTGAGCAGCACCGGTGTAATCTGGTCTCCTCTTGTTGCTAGCAGCAGCGCTGGAGTTTCCCGGTCCAGACGGCTGCGTAGAAAAGCTGCTTGCTCTctttagaagcaaagagcagcATTTTGGGTGGTGCAGTTttggaaaggctgctcctgccctgctggcctGGCTCCTGGCTTTGAGTGCTCCCGTCCTTTGCTcttgcctgcagcctgggcgGTGGGCCTGAGCACTGGCTCAGTTCTGTGGCATCCCCCTGCCCCCGGGGGGAGGCTGGTGAGGGAGCgtggggcagtgtgtggggctgcagagctcgccTGCACCCGGGGATCTTGCCAGGTAGCCGAGTGCAGTTCCATGTTGACCTTGAAGAACCGTTTCCTCCTTGGTCACGAGCTGCAATGGCCCTGCCCACGCTGCCGTTTCTGGTGGGGGAAAGgtgtggggtgtgtggggtgggTGTTGTGCTGGGGTCCGGACAGGGAAGGGAGACTTTGACTGTGGAAGGAAGTGTGAGAGTAAGGGAGGAAGCGGAGCATGTGGAGGAGGCAGGGCCAGCGAGAGtctgggctgtggggaggggtgAGCTGGGTGGTGGCCCGGAGGGCATGGTGGGCTCTGCGAGGCCCTGGGCAGCCCGGGCACCTTCCTCTGCCCAGGCAGCTCCCAGTTTGCTGTCCCCTGCGACACCACCTGTGTGAGACTGTTGCAGGGAGGCTCCCGGTCCATGActgcagctctgggctctgctactctcctccgcaggcagaaatgcaagCCATGACGTTGCCCCCTTCCCTCCATGCAAGCCTCAtcttgctccctgctcagcctgACTCGCCCcccctttgctgcctgctgccacttTGTGAAGTGAGGAGTTTGTGTTGGCTGTGTGTTCGTGGTGGGGATTTGTTGGGATTTCTGGAGTGTCTGTGTCCTGGAGAAGTGCTGTCCCTTGGCCTCAGCTGCCCCTCCGttcccctcatttttcctttcccctccatcTTCTCCAGGTAGAGCCTCAGGGGAGATGCAgtttctcttgggctctggctgctCCAGCCTCGCCAACCATCTGCGGGGCGTCCTGCGTTATCTTGTGACTCTCCATGTTCTCCATCTGGGATCAGGTAGGAATGCTGTGGCCCGTCTCAGGTGGTGCAGGGCTGACATGGGCGTTGCCCAGCTGTGTCTGCCAGATGTGCGTTGCTGTGCCCAGGCACCTGTGTCagttgggagaggggaggaggtgggagggaggagaTGTGAGCCTGGAGCACAGCCCCGGTTGCGGTTCCATTTTCCCTCTTGTTCTTCTGTGGAGGCTATGCATTGGCTGGGCTAGATTTTCAGTCCTCTTCTTTAAGATCTTCTTGAACTGTATGTTTATGGAGAGTTTCTGCTCTGTGAACATGATCAGCAGGAGGTGGAAGCCCTTTACAGGCTGATCCCAACTCCAGAGTGGGTGGGAGGATCTTTCCAGGAAGCCTCCTTCTCCTTCACGTCCTCCCACTCCCTCCCTGAGTTTCTCTagtgtctttgcttttcccttctgaTGCTACAATGCCCACACCCAACCTCTCACACAGAACTCATCCCCCTTTCATGCAGATCATTCAAGACACGTATGCAAAAGCTCAGTGTgtgtctgcttttcttctgtgtccttctcTATTTCACAGCGCAGCTGAAGGTGGTGGGACCAGGCCACCCTCTCACTGCCACCGTGGGGCAGGACATTGTGCTGCCCTGTCAGCTCTCTTCCAGCTTGAATGCTCAGAGCATGGCTGTCAGGTGGATCCGGCACCGCTTCTCTGAAACAGTGCATCATTACCGGGATGGAGAGGACCAGTTTGCGGAACAGATGAGAGAATATCAAGGGAGGACAGTGTTGTCTCGTGATGGCCTCAGCAGAGGAAGCCTGGACTTGCGAATTCTCAGTGTCAGACCCTCCGATGATGGAACGTACGTCTGCActgttgaaggtgctgctggttatGCAGAAGCTACAGTGGAAGTGGAAGTGGCAGGTGTGTTGGTGGCTCAGCTGCCATTTCCACCTTAGCTGCATTTCCATGATGGTAGTTTTGGACAAGGCCACTAAGTACAGCTTACTCAAAGGGGTATGAAAATGCTCCCCCAGGGAATGGGGGAATTGCCAATGCATCGAGGGAGTGGGTGAAAGAGAAGAGCCTTTGAAAGAGGAGGAGGCCAAGAGGGCTCTTCCCTTCAGCATCTGAACCCATGCCTATGCGGGAGCACCCGTCTTGCATGAGCAGGGTTGTTGGTGGCGTGGGTGGGTGTTGCATGGATGGGATTGTGTTTCTGGAATCTGCTGTGTCTATGGGTGACTTTGGCTGGACGGGGATGTGGATGGTATCTACCCAGAGCATAGGAAAGTACTTCCCCTTTGACCTGGATGCTCTCGGTCCTCAACCCAGGATACCTCCTTTTCTTCCCAGCCATAGGCTCTTCCCTGCTCGTCTCACTGGAGGGTTACCAGGGCGGAGGGATCGAGGTGGTGTGTCGCTCGTCCGGCTGGTTCCCGGAGCCTGAGGTGCTGTGGAAGGATCCACGGGGGCAACGTCTCCCCTCGGTCTCTCAGAGACATTCCCGCGATGAGCGGGGCCTGTTTGAAATAGAACACAGCCTGAGTGTGACGGGGGAGGCAGACGGGGACTTGTCGTGTGTGGTGAGGAACAGCCGCCTTGGCCAAGAGAAGGAGTCGTCTCTGCACATATCAGGTGAGTTCCCTGCAGTGTCAGTcggggagtggggggagaacGTCCCCTTAGGAGCTGTGTGGAGGAGAGATGAATGTCAGCGGTGGTGCTGagtggtgagagagagagaggaagtcaATGGAGAGGGACCCCATGGGAAGAGCTGGAGCCTCCTGtgccctggagcacagctgcaCCCAGCTGCACTTTGCTGTATtcggattttctttttcctttctttttttattttcagtcatgtGGGAATCATGGTGTTTTCCTCAGGCCTGGAAGTGTAAAATGAgcctttgtttttgctttctaaGCTCCCTTTTTCCATGATGCCCATCCCTGGAAGGTGGCTCTGGCAGTGATGTTGGTGGCACTGTTAATGTGCATACTTGGTTTAATTCTCTTCAGTGTTCGTCTGTTTAAGAAGACAGGTAAAATCCTGATGGGTCAAGGGAGGAACCATGTAGTTGGAAAGGGATGTTGTTTGGAGGGGTGAAGAGTGGAGGGGTGAGGCCGTGACGGAGCTGGAGACCCTGACCCACCTCTGCTAAGGTGCAAAGGGAGCTCCCCCCTGGGCATCACGGCTGTGTTTGCAGCATGCCTTCAGCGTGCTGAGAACCTGACTTGGGCTCCTGGCAGAAGGCAGGGGGACAAAGCGTGAGGAGAGGGAGCACAGCTTTGGGGCAGGAGTTGTGGGAAAATGCCCCTTGTGCTGAGAGCTGCTCTAGCAGCGTCCCAGCTgagtttgccagcaggctgacacGGCAGGGGACATGTTGCGTGTTGGTGTGCAGCCTGGGAAAGCACGTGGGCAGGGTGCTGTGAGCAGCTCTTATGCTGCTATTGATGCACAAACCTTGCCAATACACCACATTCACTTGAATTCATCTTCATGTACAGTTGTCCAAGAAAGGAGGGTGACTGGGCTTGTTCCATTTCCGTGTATTGATTGTGAAGGAAAGAGGCTAAGTCTGATCCTGCACAGTTGTGAGCTGCTGGTGTGGAATAAgtagggagaggttgaagagtgCGAGGTCTTAGTGGCCTgcgcgtgtctgtgcattgcccgttgCCTGGGtccgggaagggaaaggggggaagaccacagagagcagggcctgccccttccagagttgcttgtgctgccaaaggcaggtcccctgctaatctcctcttccttctgcttttctttgtagagcAACAGTCCAGAGATCTGGGTGAGTTGTCTTTCCCtgtttccacttctgaaacctttccacagtgttgtgtccttGGGACGGACACTGGCTTGATGCATTTTGCAtcttgtctgaagcaatgatttcgGTTACAACAAGCGATGGCTGAGGTGGGgtgttgtgtgtgcccatggatcagaggggtgcagtaggctggtcccagggcatgttgtgggagtgtctgtgcattagctgttccctgggtctgggggagagaaataaaaggagggGAGCACatccatccccagggatgccttctcctgcggtTGTCCCTCAGGGTTGGGAATCTCTGTGGgtcatggcctcttccttttcctttgcttttccgagaaagagtgcagagagatgagggagtcttgtTCCTCCACATCCAGTtccaaaagctttctagagctgtgttcCTGGGATGGACACTTGCTTGTTGGTTTTGGTTATTTCCTGGGAAAGGATTTGGGTGAAATAAAGCTCAGGTGGAGCCTGAGGTTTGTCCACGTCTGCTGCACAGGCTTGCAGTAGCCTGGGCCCAGGGcgtgttctgggagtgtctgtgcattgcctgtTCTCTGGGTCTGGGGGAGAGAAGCAAAATCCTCAGGGGGTCAGAACCATCCCCAGCGATGCCTTCTCCTGGGGTGGTATCTTGGGGATGGGAAGCTCCTCTGCTGAtgactcttcattttcttttgcttttcagaggcAAAGACCTCGGAGCTGAGTGAGTCTCTTTTTCCTGGTTCTGCTTGTAAAACCCCTGCAAAAATCTGTTCCCTTCTGAATAGAGGTAGCTTTTCCTGACGGTTGTCCCAAGCTCAGTGCTTTCCAAGCAAGGTCTCTGTCTGTCAGCCTGAGCCCCCAGAGCTCTGTCCTGAGTGAGGATGAACTCAGGAGTGTCTGGAAAGCCCTTGAGCTGGTTTTGCTGGGTGCTGCTGAGGGTCTGGGAGGAGGCAGGCTGGTGCAGAGGCCTTCTGCAGGAGCACGCACTCTTTTCACATTAGCCAGCCCTCAAAAAAGAAGGGCTTTTGGTGCACGGGACCCACACCTGAGCTCTCTCCCCTCCTGAGGGagcagccatggcaggagaagACCCTGCTCTGATCACatgttgcttttgttgtttttccaggAGATCAAGCTGCAGAACTGGGTGAGTCTCCCCATGCCATGAGCTCTGGGCACAGAGCCGAGCCCTTGCCCAGGCTCCAGGTGCTCAGCCCTTTCCCTCTTTGCCCAtcctctgcagcagtgcagtGGCTGGGCCCTGGGGAAACCCCAGTGTGATGTGCAGGGAACTGTGGCCACCGCTGGGTGAccagaacagggctggaccctctCCCCtgcccatgtccacagtgtggccctgcctggggatggGATGTGTGTTGTAACCGGCTCTCGTCTTTCCTTGCAGCATGGAGAAGACACTTTTTGTCTATAGACAAGGGTAAAGCCATTTTGTTGTTTAATCCTCTGCCCGTTCTTTTCTCCTCGGTGTATCacgctctttttctttgtgtgcgTGGGGGGCAATGGGTCTGGGCAGTGCAGGGGCAGTGCTGGGCAGTCCCTGTCCTCAGGCAGTGCATGGCTGGGCAGAACTTGCACCTTGCACCATGAACTTGAGGGCCCCAGTCCTTGTTTCTCCTTGGTGGAAGGAGGTGCCGCGTCTCCACCTCAGCAGGGCAGACCCTTCCTTCCCCAAAGAGGGGAAAGCCTGCCCAGGTCTGAGCCTCTGCCCCTGACACTCTGACTCTTCTTGTGCCTGCAGAGGAGGTTTCCCTGGATCCAGACACAGCTCATCGCCAGCTCATCCTGTCCGAGGACTGCAAAAGCGTGAGATGGGGAGAGACACAGCAGGACCTTCCAGACAGCTACCAGAGATTCAATTCTTCGTTCTGTGTGCTGGGCCGTGAGGGGTTCACTGTGGGGAGACActgctgggaggtggagggggaggTGGGTGCTGAGCAACACTGGTCTGTGGGGGTGGCCAGGGAATCTCTGAGGAGGAAGGAACCGATTGAACCAAGCCCTGACAAAGATATCTGGGCTGTGCAGTACCGGAAGGGAAAGTTTGTGGCTCTCACATCCCCTCGCATCCCCCTGTCCTTGTACCCAGTCCCCAAGAGGATCTGGGTGTGTCTGGACTGCACAGAAGGGCAGGTGACATTTGTCAATGCTGATAATGGGGCCGAGATTTACATGTTCCAGTCAGTATCATTGAGTCGGGGGAGGATCCGCCCTTGGTTTTGTGTGGAAAAAGGAGCAGTGTGGCTGGGGCCCAGGAACAGCACTCCCCCCACACACGCACCTCACCCCACCTCATCTCCAGCCTCAGAGGCCTCCTGTCCTTCCGCAGACACtccttctgctcccctccttggtcctgcagcagcagatggtcagctcagctctgcccaaacCCAGGGAGCAGGCAGTGGCTGAGGGGGCCAGGGGCTCTTTGGGGCTCCATTCCTCATCCTGGAGAAGGGACGGAGGTTTGTGAGGCTGTGAGGAGGGTGAGAGGCCCTGGCTGAATCGCCCAGGTGTCCtggcctctcccctgccctgtgctgccttcGCTGGGGCACaaaccctgctccctcctgctggCACCTCTCGGGGCTGTGCACGCTAGCCCAGGACGGAGCAGAGGCTCTACCCCGgctctccaccttcctctcccctccgtcACGCTGGCCTTGCACCAGCAGTTCCATGGACTCTGCTGGCATGAGGTGCCCGGAGTCCCCCAGGTGCCTGGGTTTCCTTGACATGTGCTTGGAGCTGTATGGGGGGAGGGTGTGTGGGCTCTTGCTTCTCTCACgctgtgtcctgccaagctggtGTTCAGCAGAACTGTGGTCAATAAAGGTTTGCACACGAACGTGGAGGCGAGGCAGTGGGGGCTGCCAGGTGCTTTTCTTTGTCCTGGAATCTTTCCTTGCTGTGGAAGAGTTTTGCAACTGGAGTGAAGAAGATTTGGGAGATGGAGGCAGCTGCTCTCCCcggtgctgccactgctgctggaCTCCGGGGCTGCGCACACCCACTAGGGCTGCCACCCCTGGGGTGGCTCCAGTGACCCCTCTGCTTTTCAGGCTGGATACAGACTGTCCAGCACCTCTTGGGGGTGGGTACAAGCCCCCCTGCGCTTTTGCGGGTGGATATGGACCCTCCAACACCTATGGGGTTGGCTCTGGGCCCCCCTGCACCTTTGGGGCTGGATATGGACCCTCTGGCACCTTTTGGGGTGGGTAAAGGCCTCCCTGCACTGGCCTGGGTTGGGTATGGGCCCCTCCTGCTCAGGGAAGGGACAGTGGGGACAGCAGGGGACATGTCACCCCCAGCGCTGTGAGGTCCCTAACGAGGGCAGGCGACAGGGCAAACAGTTCTCCATCACCTTTAGCATTCTACTTAATTCTTAGATGTTGATAACGTCTGCTTTTAGCTACGCTTTCAGCATAAGTATTACTTCTTTAAGTAGCCAAGTAGCAGACTAGCCCCTTGTTCTCTCACTGTCCAGTTCTGCCCActctctcctctttctcactTCATTTTCCAATGATCAAAAATATTCATGACATGAGCTGTCTGTGCATGAGAGGTTAATGGGCAGACAGGGACAGGCTGGAGCGAGCCCAGCAGCAGCCACTGAGTTTGTGGGGCTTTTTCTAGCCTGGAGCGGAGACAGCAAAGGGGGATTGAATCGCTGTCTGCCACTGCCTAATGGGGTTATAGAGTAGCTGGAGCCAGGCTTTTGGAGGTACCCAGCAACAGGGTGAAAGATCCCTGACTGCAGGGATCTCCTGGAGACATGCATGGACCTCCCAAGGCCGGGCAGGAATGCAGGAGCGTGTGTCCATGCTGGGACTCTGACTCCTGGTCTTCCCAAGGACCTTCCCCCTCAACCACTCTGCTTGTGACCACAGCACCCAAGTGGGTGGGAATTTTCCTCGACTATGAGGCAGGTGAAGTCTCATTTTACAACCTCACCCACAGGTCCCACCTCTTTGCTTTcaccagcagtctctcggagccGCTGCACCCTTATTTCAACCTTGCCATCAATAAAGGGGGGCAGAATGCAATTCCCCTGACCACCTGCCCCGTCCCAGCTTGGCCCTAAGGTCCTGTCAAGGACAGCGATGGACACAGCTTGGACAGTCTGGCTCCTTCTCATCCTCCTGAAGAATTCCCTGGATTTCAACTGGAGAGGGGGGGTAGCCTTGCACTGCATGCCACTGGAGAGTCTTGCTCTTTCTCTACTCCATCCCTGGATTCCCTGCTCCAGTCTAGTGTGTCAGTGGTTTgtgtgctgggcagcagcccagagctggacacagtctctactccagatgtggtctcctcacactgtactccagatgtggcatcGACCAGCACTGCAAAGAGAGAATAAGTGACTCCATGCCTCTAGCTGCCTCTCAAGGGCCGAAAAGGGCCTAAAAGGgcctggcagtggtgggattcaaaCCCACCCCTCCAAAGGGACTGGAGCCTTAATCCAGCGCCTTAGACCGCTCAGCCACACTACCCTGCTGAGGAAGGCTTTCCTTGCTATGGAATACAGTGCCAAGGAAAGTTGGGGATTGTGCCAAACTCACTCTGGGATCTTTTAAGGGGATTGTGGGAAAGTGCAGAGCTGATGtggggatgtttaggggaaggaccaaaggtggggaaagggagggatgaaCATGCACTGCGCAGGAGCAAACGTGGGGAAGTGGGATGAAAGAGGCTCGGGAGGCTTGACCTGCTCACCCTGCCGTGGGCCAGGTGTGCGCTGTGCTGGTGACGGccctgctgcgggagctgccggcAGAACGGGCGCTGTGTTCACACGGGCGCCGCTGTCCCACGTGCTGCCGCCGCGGCCACGCTGGTGCAACACGCCccaacctgctgctgctgctgccgccgccgctcttCGCTGCCCGGCCATCGCCGCCCGCTTGGAATTGCCGCTGCCGGCGGCTCAGCACGGCCGCatcctgcgcggccgcggcgggggaggccccAGGCAGCGCCGCGACGCTTTCGCTTTCGCTTTCGGGCTCGCTCCCGCTTCCGCTCGGGCGCAACAGTGGCGGCCGGGATTCGCCTGGCGACCGGTGACGACAGAGGCGCCACGCACCGCCATTGGCTGCCTCTTTCCGCCTTCGCGCCGCTCTCGGCACCCCGCAGCTcttgggcggcggcgcgggggctggtgGCGTCGCGGCTGGGGCCAGGCGAGATGGGCCCGGGGCGCCgggtgcccctgcccctcctcggGCTGCTGCTGGCGGCCTTGGCGGCGCCGAGGGGCCGCTGCGGTGAGTGCGGGGCTGGAGCGGGCGGGGGGCCCGCAGAGCCTGGGTCGTGAGCCCTGGGAGCGGACGGGGCCCGGCCGGCGACGGGGTCGGCTCCTGGCCAGCGCGGCTGACGGCTCCGCTCGGTTccagagccgaagaacagcctgctcctcctcatccttgCGGTGCTGGCTGCTGTCCTCACCGTCATCGTGGCGGCTGCCGGCTTCGTGGTCCGGAagaagagctcaagcaaggggcCGTCGGTCGGTCGGTGGGCGCTGGGCTGGCGGCGGGTGCGGAGCAGGGAGGAAGGTGAGACGCGGGGTGTGTGGGGTGCCGGGTGCTGGGCGAGGGAGGCGCGGGGAGCCGtggggtgggagcagggctgtTCTGGAGGAGACGTGAGCCGTGCTGGGAACTGCGGCTTAGCCCCACACCGATTGCTGCCGGGGAGcggcttttgctgctgcctgcctcgtctttgcagggagagcagagaaggGCTACAAACCCGCAGCGGGTGAGTGAGTGGAGGCAGGCCTGTGGCCCGCCTGCCGCCGAGCAGCACCAGCGCGATCCGGTCTCCTCTTGTTGCTAGCAGGAGCGCTGGAGTTTCCCGGTCCAGACGGCCACGTAGAAAAGCTCCCTTCTCTctttagaagcaaagagcaggGGTTTGGGTGGTGCAGTTttggaaaggctgctcctgccctgcgatccctcctcctggctttgagtgcCCCCGTCCTTTGCTCTTGCCCGCGGCCTGGGTGGTGGGGCTGGGCACTGGCTCAGTTCTGCGGCATCCGCCTGCCCCTGGGGGAGGCTGGTGAGGGAGTgtggggcagtgtgtggggctgcagagctcgccTGCACCCAGGGATCTTGCCAGGTAGCCGAGTGCAGTTCCATGTTGACCTTGAAGAACCGTTTCCTCCTTGGTCACGAGCTGCAATGGCCCTGCCCACGCTGCCGTTTCTGGTGGGGGAAAGGAGTGGTGTGTGTGGGGTGGGCGTTGTGCTGGGGTCCGGAGAAGGAAGGGAGACTTTGACTGTGGAAGGAAGTGTGAGAGTAAGGGAGGAAGCGGAGCTTGTGTAGGAGGCAGGGCCAGCGAGAGcctgggctgtggggaggggtgAGCTGGGTGGTGGCCCAGAGGGCATGGTGGGCTCTGCGAGGCCCTGGGCAGCCCGGGCACCTTCCTCTGCCCGGGCAGCTCCCGCGTTTTTGTCCCCTGTGACACCACCTGTGTGAGACTGTTGCAGGGAGGCTCCCGGTCCATGActgcagctctgggctctgctactctcctccgcaggcagaaatgcaagCTATGATGTTGCCCCCTTCCCT
Coding sequences:
- the LOC106489074 gene encoding butyrophilin subfamily 1 member A1-like isoform X13, whose protein sequence is MGPGRRVPLPLLGLLLAALAAPRGRCEPKNSLLLLILVVLAAVLTVIVAAAGFVVRKKSSSKGPSVGRWALGWRRVRSREEGRAEKGYKPAAGRASGEMQFLLGSGCSSLANHLRGVLRYLVTLHVLHLGSAQLKVVGPGHPLTATVGQDIVLPCQLSSSLNAQSMAVRWIRHRFSETVHHYRDGEDQFAEQMREYQGRTVLSRDGLSRGSLDLRILSVRPSDDGTYVCTVEGAAGYAEATVEVEVAAIGSSLLVSLEGYQGGGIEVVCRSSGWFPEPEVLWKDPRGQRLPSVSQRHSRDERGLFEIEHSLSVTGEADGDLSCVVRNSRLGQEKESSLHISAPFFHDAHPWKVALAVMLVALLMCILGLILFSVRLFKKTEQQSRDLEEQSRVLEAKTTELREQAAELAWRRLVLSIDKEEVSLDPDTAHRQLIMSEDCRSVRWGETWQDLPDSKKRFDSSFCVLGREGFTGGRHWWEVEGEVGADSHWAVGVARESLRRKGPIETSLDKRVWAVQYQKGTFEALASPRTPLSLSPFPKRIWVCLDCTGGHVTFVNADNWAEIYRFRSTSLIWRRIHPWFCVEKGAVWLGPRNSTPTPHTPYPTSSPASEASRPSPDAPSAPLLAPAGADGQLSSAQTQGAGSG
- the LOC106489074 gene encoding butyrophilin subfamily 1 member A1-like isoform X15; this translates as MGPGRRVPLPLLGLLLAALAAPRGRCEPKNSLLLLILVVLAAVLTVIVAAAGFVVRKKSSSKGPSVGRWALGWRRVRSREEGRAEKGYKPAAGRASGEMQFLLGSGCSSLANHLRGVLRYLVTLHVLHLGSAQLKVVGPGHPLTATVGQDIVLPCQLSSSLNAQSMAVRWIRHRFSETVHHYRDGEDQFAEQMREYQGRTVLSRDGLSRGSLDLRILSVRPSDDGTYVCTVEGAAGYAEATVEVEVAAIGSSLLVSLEGYQGGGIEVVCRSSGWFPEPEVLWKDPRGQRLPSVSQRHSRDERGLFEIEHSLSVTGEADGDLSCVVRNSRLGQEKESSLHISAPFFHDAHPWKVALAVMLVALLMCILGLILFSVRLFKKTEQQSRDLEAKTTELREQAAELAWRRLVLSIDKEEVSLDPDTAHRQLIMSEDCRSVRWGETWQDLPDSKKRFDSSFCVLGREGFTGGRHWWEVEGEVGADSHWAVGVARESLRRKGPIETSLDKRVWAVQYQKGTFEALASPRTPLSLSPFPKRIWVCLDCTGGHVTFVNADNWAEIYRFRSTSLIWRRIHPWFCVEKGAVWLGPRNSTPTPHTPYPTSSPASEASRPSPDAPSAPLLAPAGADGQLSSAQTQGAGSG
- the LOC106489074 gene encoding butyrophilin subfamily 1 member A1-like isoform X1: MGPGRRVPLPLLGLLLAALAAPRGRCEPKNSLLLLILVVLAAVLTVIVAAAGFVVRKKSSSKGPSVGRWALGWRRVRSREEGRAEKGYKPAAGRASGEMQFLLGSGCSSLANHLRGVLRYLVTLHVLHLGSAQLKVVGPGHPLTATVGQDIVLPCQLSSSLNAQSMAVRWIRHRFSETVHHYRDGEDQFAEQMREYQGRTVLSRDGLSRGSLDLRILSVRPSDDGTYVCTVEGAAGYAEATVEVEVAAIGSSLLVSLEGYQGGGIEVVCRSSGWFPEPEVLWKDPRGQRLPSVSQRHSRDERGLFEIEHSLSVTGEADGDLSCVVRNSRLGQEKESSLHISAPFFHDAHPWKVALAVMLVALLMCILGLILFSVRLFKKTEQQSRDLEEQSRVLEEQSRVLEKQSRDLEQQSRDLGEQSRDLEEQSRVLEEQSRVLEAKTTELREQAAELAWRRLVLPVVKEEFSLDPYTAHPQLILSEDCRSVRWGETQQVLPIYYQRFDSLFCVLGREGFIVGRHWWEVEGEVGADSHWSVGVAMESLRRKGLIELSPDQGIWAVRYRKGKFEALTSPPTPLSLSPVPKRIWVCLDCTGGHVTFVNADNWAEIYSFQSASLFWEMIRPWFCVEKGSVWLGPRNSTHPTHPPHPTSSPASEASCPSPDAPSAPLLAPAAADGQLSSAQTQGAGSG
- the LOC106489074 gene encoding butyrophilin subfamily 1 member A1-like isoform X5, whose translation is MGPGRRVPLPLLGLLLAALAAPRGRCEPKNSLLLLILVVLAAVLTVIVAAAGFVVRKKSSSKGPSVGRWALGWRRVRSREEGRAEKGYKPAAGRASGEMQFLLGSGCSSLANHLRGVLRYLVTLHVLHLGSAQLKVVGPGHPLTATVGQDIVLPCQLSSSLNAQSMAVRWIRHRFSETVHHYRDGEDQFAEQMREYQGRTVLSRDGLSRGSLDLRILSVRPSDDGTYVCTVEGAAGYAEATVEVEVAAIGSSLLVSLEGYQGGGIEVVCRSSGWFPEPEVLWKDPRGQRLPSVSQRHSRDERGLFEIEHSLSVTGEADGDLSCVVRNSRLGQEKESSLHISAPFFHDAHPWKVALAVMLVALLMCILGLILFSVRLFKKTEQQSRDLEEQSRVLEEQSRVLEKQSRDLEQQSRDLGEQSRDLEEQSRVLEAKTTELREQAAELAWRRLVLPVVKEEFSLDPYTAHPQLILSEDCRSVRWGETQQVLPIYYQRFDSLFCVLGREGFIVGRHWWEVEGEVGADSHWSVGVAMESLRRKGLIELSPDQGIWAVRYRKGKFEALTSPPTPLSLSPVPKRIWVCLDCTGGHVTFVNADNWAEIYSFQSASLFWEMIRPWFCVEKGSVWLGPRNSTHPTHPPHPTSSPASEASCPSPDAPSAPLLAPAAADGQLSSAQTQGAGSG
- the LOC106489074 gene encoding butyrophilin subfamily 1 member A1-like isoform X8, whose amino-acid sequence is MGPGRRVPLPLLGLLLAALAAPRGRCEPKNSLLLLILVVLAAVLTVIVAAAGFVVRKKSSSKGPSVGRWALGWRRVRSREEGRAEKGYKPAAGRASGEMQFLLGSGCSSLANHLRGVLRYLVTLHVLHLGSAQLKVVGPGHPLTATVGQDIVLPCQLSSSLNAQSMAVRWIRHRFSETVHHYRDGEDQFAEQMREYQGRTVLSRDGLSRGSLDLRILSVRPSDDGTYVCTVEGAAGYAEATVEVEVAAIGSSLLVSLEGYQGGGIEVVCRSSGWFPEPEVLWKDPRGQRLPSVSQRHSRDERGLFEIEHSLSVTGEADGDLSCVVRNSRLGQEKESSLHISAPFFHDAHPWKVALAVMLVALLMCILGLILFSVRLFKKTEQQSRDLEEQSRVLEEQSRVLEQQSRDLEEQSRVLEEQSRVLEAKTTELREQAAELAWRRLVLPVVKEEFSLDPYTAHPQLILSEDCRSVRWGETQQVLPIYYQRFDSLFCVLGREGFIVGRHWWEVEGEVGADSHWSVGVAMESLRRKGLIELSPDQGIWAVRYRKGKFEALTSPPTPLSLSPVPKRIWVCLDCTGGHVTFVNADNWAEIYSFQSASLFWEMIRPWFCVEKGSVWLGPRNSTHPTHPPHPTSSPASEASCPSPDAPSAPLLAPAAADGQLSSAQTQGAGSG